The following coding sequences lie in one Syntrophorhabdaceae bacterium genomic window:
- a CDS encoding NAD(P)-binding domain-containing protein, whose product MSEFHDAIIIGAGPAGLTAGIYLMRAGIETLLLEKALPGGMPVNTERVENYPGFPEGISGRELMDRFAAHAKAFGLPVKEFSEVSAVEYKERIFTVKTTEGEFSAAGIIIAAGTEPVKMGIPGEDELLGRGISYCATCDGMFFRNLDVAVIGGGDSAIEEGLSLAHIVRKVYVIHRRDSLRAQKILQDRAFRNDKM is encoded by the coding sequence GTGTCTGAGTTCCACGATGCGATCATAATCGGAGCCGGCCCGGCAGGCCTTACGGCGGGAATATACCTCATGAGGGCCGGTATCGAAACGCTGCTCCTTGAGAAGGCGCTTCCCGGAGGCATGCCGGTCAATACTGAACGGGTGGAGAACTATCCCGGATTTCCCGAGGGCATATCGGGCAGGGAATTGATGGACAGGTTCGCTGCCCACGCAAAGGCCTTTGGCCTTCCGGTCAAAGAATTCTCAGAGGTATCGGCCGTCGAGTATAAGGAAAGGATATTTACCGTTAAAACAACAGAAGGAGAATTCAGCGCTGCGGGGATCATCATCGCGGCCGGCACAGAGCCGGTAAAGATGGGCATCCCCGGCGAAGACGAGCTTCTCGGAAGGGGAATCTCTTATTGCGCCACCTGCGACGGGATGTTCTTCAGGAATTTGGACGTCGCCGTCATCGGCGGCGGGGACTCGGCGATTGAAGAAGGGCTGTCGCTGGCCCATATTGTAAGAAAGGTCTACGTCATACACCGGAGAGACTCACTGAGAGCCCAGAAGATACTCCAGGACAGGGCCTTCAGGAACGACAAGATGGA